One Ornithinicoccus hortensis genomic window, GCCGGCCATCATCGGGGTCTCGAACACCCCCGGGGCGATCGTCATCACCCGGATGCCCTTGTCGGCCAGGTCGCGGGCCGCCGGGAGGGTGAGCCCGGCGACGCCGGCCTTCGACGAGGCGTAGGCTGCCTGGCCGATCTGCCCGTCGAAGGCCGCGACGGAGGCGGTCATCACGATCACGCCGCGGTCCCCGTCGGCCGGCTCGTTGCCGGCCATCGCCTCGGCGGCCAGCCGCAGCACGTTGAAGGTGCCGATCAGGTTGATCTCGACCACCGTCCGGTAGCCCTCGAGCGGCAACGTCCCGCGCCGGGAGAGGATCCGGCCCGGGGTGGCGACGCCGGCGCAGTTCACCACGACCCGTAGTTCCCCGAACCCGGTGGCGCTCTCCACGGCCGCCCGCACCTGGTCCTCGTCCCGGACGTCGGCGCCGGCGAACAGGGCCTGCTCGCCCAACTCGCTGGCCAGCTCCTCGCCGCGGCCGCCCGGGAGGTCGACCAGGACGACCTTGCCGCCGTCGGCCAGGAAGCGGCGGGCGGTGGCCTCCCCGAGGCCGCTGGCCCCGCCGGTGATGAGTGCGACGGTGCTCTCGGTGATCTGCACGGGTGCTGCCTCCTGTTGCGGGTGGGTGCGCCGACGTCCTGCCGGGCGGTTCGGGTCGGTGCCGGCGGGGTGCGCCGGCGGCTGCTCAATCCTTGAGCAGGTGGCGGGAGATGACCAGCCGCTGGATCTGGTTGGTCCCCTCGAAGATCTGGGTCACCTTGGCCTCCCGCATGAACCGTTCGAGCGGGAAGTCCTTGGTGTAGCCGTAGCCGCCGAGGACCTGCACGGCGTCGGTGGTGACGCGCATCGCCGCGTCCGTGGCGACCAGCTTGGCGACCGACGCCTCCTGGGAGTGCGGCAGCCCCGCGTCCTTGAGTCGCGCCGCCAGCAGATAGGTGGACCGGGCCGCCCCGACGGCCGCGGCCATGTCCGCCAGCAGGAACGCCAGCCCCTGGTTGTCGGCGATCGGCCGGCCGAACTGCTCCCGCTCCTTGCTGTATGCCGTGGCCTCCTCCAGCGCCCGCTGCGCCAGTCCCGTGGCCGCGGCCGCGATGCCGAGCCGGCCGGCGTCCAGGGCGGCCAGGGCGATCTGCATGCCCTGACCCTCCCGGCCGATCAGCCGGTCCTGCTCGACCGGCACCTTGTCGAAGAGCACCTCCCGCACCGTGTCGCAGTCCAGCCCCATCTTGCGCTCGGGCTCGGCGAAGGTGAGACCGTCGGCGTCCGGGGGGACCAGGAAGCAGCTCAGGCCCCGGCCGCCCTCGTCGGAGGTGCGGGCGAAGGTGGTGTAGAAGTCCGCGTGCCCGGCATGGGAGATCCAGGACTTGCCGCCGGTGATCTGGTAGCCGTCGTCGGTCGGCGTGGCCCGGGTGCGGATGCTGGCGACGTCCGAGCCGGCCTGCGGCTCGGAGAGGCAGTAGGCGCCCAGCTGGTCGCCGGAGAGCATCCCGGTCAGGTACTTCTCCTGCTGCTCCGGGGTGCCGAAGTGGGCCAGCGGCGCGCAGGTCAGGGAGTGCACGGAGACCCCGACGGCCACGGACATCCACGCGTAGGCGATCTCCTCGACCACCTGGAGGTAGACCTCGTAGGGCTGGCCCCCACCACCCAGCTCCTCGGCATACGGCAGGGAGAGCAGGCCGGACCGTCCCAGGAGCTCGAAGGCCTCCCGTGGGAAGCGCGCCTGTGCCTCGGCAGCGTCCGCCTCGGGGAGCAGTTTCGTGCGGGCGATGTCGCGGACCAACTCGATGAGTTCGCCAGCTTCCTCGCTGGGCATCAGACGGTGCACTGCCATGGGCGCACTGTACCGACTGGTCGGGACCCTCATGTACACAGCGCAGGTGCGCTTATATGATCCGGAACATGCCGCAGTTGAGGATCAGTGAAGCCGCTGCCCTGCTCGGGGTCAGCGACGATACGCTCCGCCGCTGGGCCGACCAGGGCCGGCTCCCGGTCCACCGCTCCGAGACCGGTCGACTCCAGGTGGAGGGCAGCGATCTGGCGGTCCTCGCCCAGGAGATCGCCGTGGACCACCCCTCCGGCTTGCGGGCTTCGGCCCGCAACCAACTGACCGGCATCGTGACCAAGGTGACCACCGACACGGTGATGGCCCAGGTCGAGATGCAGTGCGGCCCCTACCGGGTCGTGTCCTTGATGAGCAGCGAGGCGGTGACGGAGCTGGGCCTGGAGCCCGGGGTCGTCACGGTCGCCTCGATCAAGGCCACGCACGTCGTCGTCGCACTACCCCCTGAAAGCTGAGGTCCACCATGACATCGACCCGTACCCTGCGCCGGCTGACCGTCCTGGCCTCCGTCCCGCTCCTGGCCCTCACCCTCGCCGCCTGCGGCGGTGACGATGGCGACGACGCCGGGTCCGGGGACGACTCGAGCGAGAACGCCGAGGACGCCGACGCGGGCGCGGACAGCGACGCCGACGACGGCGCCGACACGGATACCGATGACGAGGCGGAGAGCTCTGAGGACGCCGACGAGGCGGCCGGCGGGGTCTCCGGCGACATCGTGGTGTTCGGCGCGGCCTCGCTGACCGACACCTTCACCGAGCTGGGCGAGCAGTTCGAGGCGGAGAACCCGGACGCCACGGTGACCTTCAACTTCGGGGCGAGCTCGGCACTCGCCCAGCAGATCATCTCCGGGGCGCCGGCGGACGTCTTCGCCTCCGCCTCGCCGGCCACGATGCAGCAGGTCACCGACGAGGACCTGGCGGCCGGGGAGCCCGTGGTCTTCGTCAGCAACCGCCTGGAGATCGTGGTCCCCGCCGGGAACCCCGCGGGTATCACCGGGCTGGAGGACTTCACCAACGAGGACCTGACCATCGCCCTGTGCGCCGAGGAGGTGCCGTGCGGCGCCGCCTCGGTGAAGGTGTTCGAGGCGGCCGGGCTGACGCCCGCGCCGGACACCTACGAGGAGGACGTGCGCGCGACCCTGACCAAGGTCGAGCTGGACGAGGTGGACGCGGCGCTGGTCTACCGGACGGACGTGATCGTCGCCGGGGACTCCGTCGAGGGCATCGACTTCCCGGAGTCGGGAGAGGCGGTCAACGACTACCCGATCGCGTTGCTCTCCGAGGCCCCGAACAGCGAGGCGGGGCAGGCGTTCATCGACTTCGTCCTGTCCGAGGCCGGGCAAACGGTGCTGGGCGACGCTGGTTTTGACCTCCCCTGAGCCCCGGGGCCGGGGGACCGGCATCCCGCCGGTCCTCCTGGTCCCCGCCGCGCTCGGGCTGCTCTTCCTGATCCTGCCCCTGGTGGGGCTGCTGCTCCGCACCCCCTGGGCCGACCTGGGGGAGCACCTGGGCCGCCCGGCGGTCCTGGAGGCGCTGCGCCTCTCCCTGGTCTCGGCGGTGCTGGCGACCGGGATCTGCCTGGTCCTGGGGGTGCCGTTGGCCTGGGTGCTGGCCCGGGCCACCATCCCGGGGATCCGGCTGGTCCGGGCGCTGCTCACCCTGCCGCTGGTGCTCCCACCGGTCGTCGGCGGCGTGGCGCTGCTCCTGCTGCTGGGCCGGCGCGGCCTGATCGGGCAGCACCTGTACGAATGGTTCGGGCTCAGCCTGCCGTTCACCACCCCGGCGGTCGTGATCGCCGAGGCGTTCGTGGCGATGCCGTTCCTGGTGATCGCGGTCGAGGGCGCGTTGCGCGGTGCCGACCGGCGCTACGAGGACGCGGCCGCCACGCTGGGGGCCGGCCGGTGGCTCACCTTCCGCCGGGTCACCCTGCCCCTGGTCGCCCCGGGGATCTCGGCCGGGGCGGTCCTGTGCTTCGCCCGGGCGCTGGGCGAGTTCGGGGCCACGATCACCTTCGCCGGCAACTTCCCGGGGGTGACCCGGACCATGCCGTTGGCCGTCTA contains:
- a CDS encoding TOBE domain-containing protein, which encodes MPQLRISEAAALLGVSDDTLRRWADQGRLPVHRSETGRLQVEGSDLAVLAQEIAVDHPSGLRASARNQLTGIVTKVTTDTVMAQVEMQCGPYRVVSLMSSEAVTELGLEPGVVTVASIKATHVVVALPPES
- the modA gene encoding molybdate ABC transporter substrate-binding protein, with amino-acid sequence MTSTRTLRRLTVLASVPLLALTLAACGGDDGDDAGSGDDSSENAEDADAGADSDADDGADTDTDDEAESSEDADEAAGGVSGDIVVFGAASLTDTFTELGEQFEAENPDATVTFNFGASSALAQQIISGAPADVFASASPATMQQVTDEDLAAGEPVVFVSNRLEIVVPAGNPAGITGLEDFTNEDLTIALCAEEVPCGAASVKVFEAAGLTPAPDTYEEDVRATLTKVELDEVDAALVYRTDVIVAGDSVEGIDFPESGEAVNDYPIALLSEAPNSEAGQAFIDFVLSEAGQTVLGDAGFDLP
- a CDS encoding acyl-CoA dehydrogenase family protein, with protein sequence MAVHRLMPSEEAGELIELVRDIARTKLLPEADAAEAQARFPREAFELLGRSGLLSLPYAEELGGGGQPYEVYLQVVEEIAYAWMSVAVGVSVHSLTCAPLAHFGTPEQQEKYLTGMLSGDQLGAYCLSEPQAGSDVASIRTRATPTDDGYQITGGKSWISHAGHADFYTTFARTSDEGGRGLSCFLVPPDADGLTFAEPERKMGLDCDTVREVLFDKVPVEQDRLIGREGQGMQIALAALDAGRLGIAAAATGLAQRALEEATAYSKEREQFGRPIADNQGLAFLLADMAAAVGAARSTYLLAARLKDAGLPHSQEASVAKLVATDAAMRVTTDAVQVLGGYGYTKDFPLERFMREAKVTQIFEGTNQIQRLVISRHLLKD
- a CDS encoding SDR family NAD(P)-dependent oxidoreductase is translated as MQITESTVALITGGASGLGEATARRFLADGGKVVLVDLPGGRGEELASELGEQALFAGADVRDEDQVRAAVESATGFGELRVVVNCAGVATPGRILSRRGTLPLEGYRTVVEINLIGTFNVLRLAAEAMAGNEPADGDRGVIVMTASVAAFDGQIGQAAYASSKAGVAGLTLPAARDLADKGIRVMTIAPGVFETPMMAGLGEDVKSSLEALVPHPSRLGKPEEYASLVRHIVDNPLLNGEVIRLDGALRMPPR
- a CDS encoding ABC transporter permease, with the translated sequence MTSPEPRGRGTGIPPVLLVPAALGLLFLILPLVGLLLRTPWADLGEHLGRPAVLEALRLSLVSAVLATGICLVLGVPLAWVLARATIPGIRLVRALLTLPLVLPPVVGGVALLLLLGRRGLIGQHLYEWFGLSLPFTTPAVVIAEAFVAMPFLVIAVEGALRGADRRYEDAAATLGAGRWLTFRRVTLPLVAPGISAGAVLCFARALGEFGATITFAGNFPGVTRTMPLAVYLALETDPEAAIVLALVLLLVSVAVLVSLRGRWITGTSS